CGCAAATTGCCAGTTTACCACCGGGTTTGAGTACGCGCCGCGCTTCTTTGAAAAATCGCTCACGGCTGGGAAAATGGAAAATGCATTCCACTGCTAAAACCACGTCAAACGACGCATCTTCAAAAGGCAATTCACAGGCATCGCCTTGGACAAAATCAATCTGATTGCCGGCGCGAGGTTGCACTTCTTTTCTTGCTCTTTCTAGCTGGCGTTCGTCAATATTTAAACCAACCAGTTGGACATTAGAAAACCGCTCATTAAGGCTGGCAATTGTGCCACCAAAGCCGCAACCGCAGTCAAGGATACGCAATCCATCACCCACGCTGCCGCTATCACACACGCGCCGGCACAAACGTTCAGCCGCCTCTGCAAAATCTGCTACTGAACCATCGGCAGCGTCAGGGTTTTCCCAGTAACCCCAATGGACATGACGGCCAAAAGCTTGAATGGCGTCAGGATTTCCTTTGCGAAGTTGCTCAAGCAGCTCATCAAAATAAGGCAACTGAACGTTTGTTTGGCTCATGTGTTTTTTATGTGCGGGCGTAGTTTAAATGCGAAGGTAAGTTACTATTTTTTTAATAGCAACATTACGATTAATTTATCAGATTAGCTAACCGTAAGAACAGCCCGATAGCGAACTTTATTGCTACGGACTTTGTCCATCGCTTCATTAACTTGTTCTAAGGGAAACGTCTCGATAATTGGCTCAATTCCAAAGCGAGCGGCAACGTCAAGCATCTCAGTGATAATCGCGCGACCTCCGATTAGAGAACTCATGACTCTACGACGTTTAGTAAGCAATGACCACAAGGGGATTGAGAGGGGTTCCTCGGGTACTCCCACCACCGTTAAAGTGCCATCGGAATCCAGATATTCGATGTAAGCCGACCAATCGAGAGCAGCGGGAACGGTACTGATTAAGATATTGAATTTTCGGTCGAGTTGCGGAGGTGAACTGCCGGCTGGTACAACAATTGCATCATGTGCGCCTAACTTACTTGCAAACTCAGCTTTATCATCAGAAGTGGTAAAAACTGTTACCCGGTTGCCCAATTTACTTGCAAATTGCACAGCCATGTGCCCCAGTCCTCCGACACCGATGACCCCAATTTCTTGACCTGAAGTCATGCCGGCATATCGCAAAGCCGAGTATACAGTAACTCCTCCGCACAATAGAGGGCCGGCTGCTTCAGTTTTGATGCCGGCTGGAATCGGAAAAGCAAACCGAGAATCTACCCGTAAATAATTAGCAAAACCACCATAACCGCTGATAATTAACCCTTCATTTTTATCGCATAGATTTTCATCTCCCCTGAGACAATCACGACACTGTAAACAAGCCGAACCTTGCCAGCCTACTCCAACACGATCACCGGCTTTTAAATGCTTAACTTGGTTGCCTAACTCTACCACTTCCCCAACAACTTCGTGGCCCGGAACTACGGGATAACGGGAGTTTCCCCAATCATTATCAATGACGTGAATATCTGAGTGGCAAATACCGCAAGCTAACACTTTGAGAATGCAATCATACCCTTCGGGCGAATCCACTTCCAAGGTAAACGGTTTGAGTTCCGCGCCTTTTTCATGGGCTGCCAGTGTTTGAATTTGCATAATTTGTTATCCTGTGCGATTGAATTTTTTCCCTAACTAATCGGGAGAAAGTCCTTTTGAAGCGAGCCACTCCCGATTAAACAGCCGAGACTGGTAACGCGAACCGCCATCACAGAGTACGGTTACAATCGTATGACCAGGACCCATTTGTTTCGCTAATTCTACCGCAGCGGCGATATTAATTCCTACCGAGCCTCCCATAAATAAGCCGTCTTTCTTGAGGAGTTGATAAATCACTCGCACGGCTGCATGATCGTCAATTTGGATGGCATCATCAATGGGAACTCCTTCCATATTGGCGGTGACGCGACTGTTGCCAATGCCTTCGGTGATCGAGCTGCCTTCAGTATGAATTTCGCCGGTTTTAACGTAGCTGTAGAGTCCGCTACCCATCGGATCGGCTAATACATTTTTAATCGCCGGCTTCTTTTCTTTGAGGAACATTGCAACACCGGCAAAGGTTCCTCCGGTGCCGGTTGCTGTTACCCAAGCATCAATTTTACCGGCTGTCTGTTCCCAAATTTCCGGGCCGGTTGTTTCATAATGCGATAGTCTATTTGCTAAATTATCAAATTGATTTGCCCAGATGGCATTTTCCATTTCAGATGCCAATCTGCCGGAGAGTCTTACATAGTTATTGGGGTCTTTATAAGGAACTGCCGGCACGGTTCGTACTTCCGCACCCAGCGTTCTTAATGCGTCTATTTTCTCTTGAGATTGCGTGTCTGGAATTACAATCAGGCATTTGTAACCCTTGGCATTGCAGATGTGCGCTAAACCGATGCCGGTGTTGCCGGCGGTTCCTTCGACAACGGTTCCCCCTGGTTTCAATAAGCCTTTTCTTTCCGCATCTTCAATAATATATAAAGCTGCCCGATCCTTCACCGATCCACCTGGATTGAGGAATTCTGCTTTTCCTAAAATTTCGCAGCCGGTTTCTTCACTAAAGCTGTTGATCCGAATTAGCGGTGTGTTACCGATGGTTCCGACGAAGCCAGTTTTGATATCCATTTTGTGTTTTCCTAAATTGTTTTCTCTAAAAATATTAATTGATTAAGCGCTTAAAATTACAAAAAAAATTGGCTTAACAAAATCGCGAATTTTCTGTTACCAAACTTTGCTCATATTTAAAACAAATCCTGGCAAAGCCGGTTCTGCGCTAACAGTATCGGGATTTTCTAAACATTCCACCGGCATTCCTGGACGGTAGATGTAGACTTGCCGGTGTTTGCGGTCAATCAACCATCCTAGCTGACATCCAGGTTCCTTCATGTATTCTTCCATTTTTTCCTGCAACGGTTTCAGGTTGTCAGAAGCTGAACGTAATTCAAGGACAAAATCTGGGCAAATTTGTACAAATTTTTCTTGCTGTTCTTCTGATAAAGCGTTCCACCGCTCTAGCTTCATCCACGAAGCATCAGGCGACTTATCACCCATTGATAACTTAAATCCACTGTTGGAATCAAAACAGATCCCTGTGCCATCTTGCTCTGCCCAAATTCCAAGCTGTACAGCAATATTGAAATTCCGATTGCCTGTAGTTCCGCCGGTTGGAGGCATAATTAGTAATTCTCCAGTTTTATTGCGTTCGATGTTTAAATCCCGGTTAATCTGACAGAACTCAAAAAACTGGTCATCTGTCATTTGCAATTCGGGTGGCATCCGCAACACAATCGGAGATGAAAGCATGATGATTCCCTCAAATTTATGATGAGCTGGCTTAGGAGCAATCGAGGCTACCGGCTACAGAACAAAATAAAAATATTGCGGGGTGAGCAACGCCCACCCTACAATATTTTACTTTGGTTAAATCGGCACGGGCATTGCCCTATGACCTATTTGTTCGGCTGAGGAGTCATCCGCAAGTAAGGCTTCAAGGGGGTGTAGCCTTTGGGGAATTTTTGCTTCAACTCTTCTGGATCTTGGATAGAAGGGACAATCACACAATCCTGGCCATCTTTCCAGTTGGCGGGAGTAGCAACGCTGTAGTTGTCAGTTAGTTGCAGTGAGTCAATCACCCGCAGGATTTCATCAAAGTTGCGCCCTGTGCTAGCCGGGTAGGTGAACACTAGACGCAGTTTCTTGCTGGGGTCAATGATGAAAACCGAGCGAACTGTTAAGGTATTGTTGGCATTGGGGTGGATCATGTCGTAAAGGTCAGAAACCTTCCGATCTGGATCTGCCAAGATGGGGTAGTTGAGGGCTGTCCCTTGGGTTTCTTCAATGTCGCCCACCCAGCCTTTGTGAGATTCAACATCATCCACGCTGAGAGCGAGCGCTTTAACGTTACGCTTGTCAAATTCGGGTTTCAGGCGGGCGACTTCACCGAGTTCGGTTGTGCAAACCGGCGTGAAGTCTTTGGGGTGGGAGAACAGCACCACCCAGCTATCGCCAGCCCATTCATGAAAATTAATGTCGCCGTGGGTCGAAGCTTGAGTAAAATTGGGTACGGTATCACCTAAGCGCAGGGTCATAGCAGCGTTCCTGTGGTCTGTTTAAGAGCTATAGATCGATCTACTTGGGCATCATGCCATAAAACCCCGGTTATCCGATAGGATTTTAGCTCTTTTTTACAATTCATCACTCCATCTAAATTTGTTGTATTAACATGAAAACTGAATATCAGTGATGATGTTTATTCTTTCATAAAAAATTTAGCCGTGTTTCAACTACTGTACGTCCTGATTCAAGCTATCCAGCCGTTTTTGGTGCCGATTTGCTTTGTCTGCGCTTGGACTGTGGTGATTATTGCCGGTTGGAGCTTCTACAGCGCCGCCGTTGATGGAATGTCTAGGGCTAAGCGTATGCACCAAATTCCTTGTGCTAACTGTGTATTTTTTACCAATGACTACCGGCTCAAGTGTCCAGTGCGCCCTACGAATGCGTTAACTGAGGATGCAATTGGCTGTCCCGACTACCGGCCAACCATGCACCTGAGATACGGAATAGAGATGGAGGAGTAGGGCTGAGTGCTGAGTGCTGAGAAGGGGAATAATGCCCCATGCCCCATCCCCCTAACTAATATCAAGCAAGATTTTCAAAACACCTCTGTGCTGGGCACGATCAAAGGCTGTGAGGGCTTCATCTAAAGAATAATGGGCGTGGATCAGGTGCTTAACATCCACGGCATTTTGTGATAGAAGCTGGAGGGCTTGAGGAAACGGGCCACATCGGGAGCCGATGAGGGTAATTTCATCGACCACTAAAGAAGAGGCATCGAAGGTTAGGTGGCCGGCATAGGTGCTTTTAAGGACGAGGGTGCCGCGTGGACGTAAGGCGCGACGGGCAATTGCAAATCCTTCTGGGTTGCCGGTGCATTCAACGGAGATGTCAAAGGTTCGGTCTGTGACGGCATCGGCGAGGCCGGTTTTGATACCGCGAGCCTCCAAGTTTTGGAGTTTATCACGATGACGCCCGATTACTAAAAGGTCACAACCGGTGAGAGCGAGTGTCTGCGCCACCAGTTGCCCCAGTTTCCCATCCCCTACAACCAAAACTCGGTGAGCGGGACGCACCGGCACCTGTTGTTGAATTTCCAAGGCAGCAGCCACCGGCTCTGTAAACGTAGCAACATCTGTGGCAACATTATCCGGTACGGGATACAAGTTCTGCGCCGGCAGCGTTAGATACTCTGCAAACGCACCGTGGCGGTTAACGATGCCAAGGACGGTACGGTTTTCGCAGTGGGTGGGTTGTCCACTACGACAGAAACGGCATTTGCCACAGACTGCGTTAATTTCTCCCACCACCCGCTGGTTCAATAAATTTTCTGGCCCTTGTTCCACCACACCGACAAATTCATGACCTAAGATGCCAGTGTAAGGGTAGTAACCTTTGAGGAGTTCGATGTCAGTATTGCAGATGCCGGCACGCAAAACGCGCACAAGTGCTTCGCCGGCAGGGGGTTCAGGAATGGGAAGGTTATCGCGCAGTTGCAGTTTGTTGTTTTCCAGCCAAAGTGCTTTCATAGTCAGGTGGGATCAGGTGTGAGGACAAGTCACTTTTATTCTATGGGAACAGCTAAGGCGATAAAGACGCCTTAATCTTTCGATTTAGATGTAACAACATCTTTACTTTGTGCGTCCACTAATAGAAATTGGGTGAAAAAATTCTAAGATGGCTAGATTGATTGATAAATTCGGGGCTTTTGTTGGCTTGTTTGTGTTGGTGATGCTTCTGGTAATTTGGGGAAGTCAGGAGCCAGGACAGGCACAAAATTCGACTTCTTCTAAAATGGCTGTTACATCTACTAACGATGGCTATAGTGAAATTTATATGGGGGCGGATGCCGGTTCGGGTTCAGTTAATTTAATGAATCCTTCAGCATTTGATCCATTTCCTGTTTGGCAACCCAACGAATCTGAAAAATAAAAGTGTTGCCGGTG
The Microcoleus sp. FACHB-672 genome window above contains:
- a CDS encoding cysteine synthase A encodes the protein MDIKTGFVGTIGNTPLIRINSFSEETGCEILGKAEFLNPGGSVKDRAALYIIEDAERKGLLKPGGTVVEGTAGNTGIGLAHICNAKGYKCLIVIPDTQSQEKIDALRTLGAEVRTVPAVPYKDPNNYVRLSGRLASEMENAIWANQFDNLANRLSHYETTGPEIWEQTAGKIDAWVTATGTGGTFAGVAMFLKEKKPAIKNVLADPMGSGLYSYVKTGEIHTEGSSITEGIGNSRVTANMEGVPIDDAIQIDDHAAVRVIYQLLKKDGLFMGGSVGINIAAAVELAKQMGPGHTIVTVLCDGGSRYQSRLFNREWLASKGLSPD
- a CDS encoding peroxiredoxin, with the translated sequence MTLRLGDTVPNFTQASTHGDINFHEWAGDSWVVLFSHPKDFTPVCTTELGEVARLKPEFDKRNVKALALSVDDVESHKGWVGDIEETQGTALNYPILADPDRKVSDLYDMIHPNANNTLTVRSVFIIDPSKKLRLVFTYPASTGRNFDEILRVIDSLQLTDNYSVATPANWKDGQDCVIVPSIQDPEELKQKFPKGYTPLKPYLRMTPQPNK
- a CDS encoding NAD(P)-dependent alcohol dehydrogenase yields the protein MQIQTLAAHEKGAELKPFTLEVDSPEGYDCILKVLACGICHSDIHVIDNDWGNSRYPVVPGHEVVGEVVELGNQVKHLKAGDRVGVGWQGSACLQCRDCLRGDENLCDKNEGLIISGYGGFANYLRVDSRFAFPIPAGIKTEAAGPLLCGGVTVYSALRYAGMTSGQEIGVIGVGGLGHMAVQFASKLGNRVTVFTTSDDKAEFASKLGAHDAIVVPAGSSPPQLDRKFNILISTVPAALDWSAYIEYLDSDGTLTVVGVPEEPLSIPLWSLLTKRRRVMSSLIGGRAIITEMLDVAARFGIEPIIETFPLEQVNEAMDKVRSNKVRYRAVLTVS
- a CDS encoding Uma2 family endonuclease, yielding MLSSPIVLRMPPELQMTDDQFFEFCQINRDLNIERNKTGELLIMPPTGGTTGNRNFNIAVQLGIWAEQDGTGICFDSNSGFKLSMGDKSPDASWMKLERWNALSEEQQEKFVQICPDFVLELRSASDNLKPLQEKMEEYMKEPGCQLGWLIDRKHRQVYIYRPGMPVECLENPDTVSAEPALPGFVLNMSKVW
- a CDS encoding MDR/zinc-dependent alcohol dehydrogenase-like family protein, with amino-acid sequence MKALWLENNKLQLRDNLPIPEPPAGEALVRVLRAGICNTDIELLKGYYPYTGILGHEFVGVVEQGPENLLNQRVVGEINAVCGKCRFCRSGQPTHCENRTVLGIVNRHGAFAEYLTLPAQNLYPVPDNVATDVATFTEPVAAALEIQQQVPVRPAHRVLVVGDGKLGQLVAQTLALTGCDLLVIGRHRDKLQNLEARGIKTGLADAVTDRTFDISVECTGNPEGFAIARRALRPRGTLVLKSTYAGHLTFDASSLVVDEITLIGSRCGPFPQALQLLSQNAVDVKHLIHAHYSLDEALTAFDRAQHRGVLKILLDIS
- a CDS encoding class I SAM-dependent methyltransferase produces the protein MSQTNVQLPYFDELLEQLRKGNPDAIQAFGRHVHWGYWENPDAADGSVADFAEAAERLCRRVCDSGSVGDGLRILDCGCGFGGTIASLNERFSNVQLVGLNIDERQLERARKEVQPRAGNQIDFVQGDACELPFEDASFDVVLAVECIFHFPSRERFFKEARRVLKPGGKLAICDFVPTSFMMPFIKFMDLFVKNSVSQVYGNVNSHYTLGDYQDLAKNTGFVSQIEENITSNTLPTYPVVCRLMRESGNIEAGNITMGADWLGRLGLTHYMILSFDTK